In Chelonia mydas isolate rCheMyd1 chromosome 10, rCheMyd1.pri.v2, whole genome shotgun sequence, a single window of DNA contains:
- the STARD5 gene encoding stAR-related lipid transfer protein 5, whose protein sequence is MAYQERVRSLADTVQLYRKDPSGWQSCKRTNEVSIYWRPSTEFSGNIYKGDGIVSASPEAVWECLKPEAGGLRTKWDQNVKDFELIETISDTISICRTITPSAFMKIISPRDFVDVVLIKQYEDGTIASAATNVEHPLSPPQPTYVRGFNYPCGCFCIPVPGVPDKTQVLTFFQTDLGGYLPQTVVDSFFPSSMAGFYSNLSKAVKTVKTRPALSQRKYESRC, encoded by the exons ATGGCTTACCAGGAGCGGGTCCGCTCGCTGGCGGACACCGTGCAGCTCTACCGGAAGGACCCGAGCGGCTGGCAGAGCTGTAAGCGCACG AATGAAGTTTCAATTTATTGGAGACCATCAACTGAGTTTTCTGGCAACAT ATACAAAGGAGATGGAATAGTCTCTGCAAGTCCTGAGGCTGTCTGGGAGTGCTTGAAACCAGAAGCTGGTGGACTTAGAACAAAATGGGACCAAAATGTGAAGGACTTTGAGCTGATTGAAACTATTAGTGAT ACTATCTCTATATGCAGAACTATTACCCCATCAGCCTTCATGAAGATTATTTCTCCAAGAGATTTTGTAGATGTGGTGCTAATTAAGCAGTATGAAGACGGGACTATAGCATCTGCTG caACCAATGTGGAACATCCACTCAGTCCTCCCCAACCCACATACGTTAGAGGGTTTAATTATCCCTGTGGCTGTTTCTGTATACCTGTTCCAGG GGTACCAGACAAGACCCAAGTCCTCACTTTCTTTCAGACTGATCTTGGTGGCTATCTTCCCCAGACTGTAGTGGACTCATTCTTTCCGAGCAGCATGGCTGGATTTTACAGCAATCTGTCCAAAGCGGTAAAGACAGTGAAAACTCGACCGGCACTTTCTCAAAGGAAATACGAGTCTCGTTGCTGA
- the TMC3 gene encoding transmembrane channel-like protein 3, with amino-acid sequence MAFTDGTGGLYPYKLWHFSRELCPVAVNAPSRIPSAATGANTASGIARMTTVRGSAAVKTTKSCKRQKSVRQHASMYAYKEPPHSNSGDDNGDLNTDSNDPEQIFQNIQFQKEIMANIRCRPWPMRHKLRALRQAKEIVLKYEGRLTRTRGYQAAGAELWKKFVRLAYNFVVIFIPWEMRIKKIESHFGSGVASYFIFLRWLFGINIVLTIMTGAFVVLPELLAGAPFGSTISKTIPKEQFASAQDLDTIWSLGGYLQYSVLFYGYYGRDRKIGKAGYRLPLAYFLVGMAVFAYSFIILLKKMAKNSRMSLASASDENYTFCWRVFCAWDYLIGNPEAAESKAAAIVNSIREAILEEQEKKKSKNLAVTICLRIIANILVLLSLAGSIYIIYFVVDRSQKLERTKKELTLWEKNEVSVVVSLITMIAPSAFELVAALEMYHPRTTLRFQLARVLVLYLGNLYSLIIALLDKVDSMSIAEAEANSSASNWIDSTTFLATRTLPEEDNLSTTIPDIRIRRNSTLTLEKSHIQNYTIPLVLVNQTTSHPYNMQSQKDQCWETYVGQEMLKLSIIDMIFTVASILLIDFFRGLFVRYLSDCWCWDLESKFPEYGEFKIAENVLHLVYNQGMIWMGAFFSPCLPAFNVLKLIGLMYLRSWAVLTCNVPHQQVFRASRSNNFYLAMLLFMLFLCMLPTIFAIARYKPSLSCGPFSGQEKIYDIVSETIKADFPVWFNTVINYISSPVVVLPALLLLFMLIYYLQSIARSLKFTNRQLRMQIQSERTEDKKKVVHIAVARIQNLEGNDKRPEQENDLTSQESSARSSTPRKNGSVLNFESPVTKGSRIQTISQSIPQADISRPVNITPTTPIPLTPTPTVPSIQKRRIEQVANRYSSVVHGSASELCKTKPYTPVTFKKHVEDVHSEPLFRKGIQQVNPDTLGAGAPAFEGRKVPTTRYFIVNEHESRKKLLRSTSRLPRHFRMEESGDIVELYPRNVRRYVVRTPHRTYFPHFSEEEEEEEEELRRDLISRSYRPRSLSDLRPAPRFYIGERVDSQILTGKNLAKVHYKSWDDGFELERERHPHSHKKSHMKHVDLDQHYPEHQVKPKSKHKLEQSLTESDSISIGSSSDQQTSSNDQYIQVIHNKEKYLKSGAKLTRKKSKTSVDLNMSESNELICSNV; translated from the exons CCTTCCAGAATTCCATCTGCTGCAACTGGGGCTAACACAGCTTCAGGTATTGCCAGAATGACAACAGTACGTGGGTCTGCTGCAGTGAAAACTACAAAGTCCTGCAAAAGGCAAAAAAGTGTGAGGCAGCATGCCAGCATGTACGCGTACAAGGAGCCACCCCACAG TAACTCAGGTGATGATAATGGTGATTTAAATACTGACAGCAATGACCCAGAGCAGATCTTCCAGAATATACAATTTCAAAAAGAGATCATGGCAAACATCCGTTGCAGACCATGGCCTATGAGACACAAGCTGAGGGCACTCAG ACAAGCTAAGGAGATTGTGTTGAAATATGAAGGCAGGCTCACTAGAACAAGAGGTTACCAGGCAGCCGGTGCAGAG CTCTGGAAGAAGTTTGTTCGGCTTGCATATAACTTTGTGGTAATCTTCATTCCTTGGGAAATGAGAATAAAGAAAATAGAAA GTCATTTTGGATCCGGAGTTGCCtcttatttcatctttttgaGATGGCTATTTGGAATCAATATTGTGCTTACCATAATGACAGGAGCATTTGTGGTCTTACCAGAG CTCCTGGCAGGAGCGCCATTTGGAAGCACGATCAGCAAGACCATCCCAAAGGAGCAGTTTGCATCAGCTCAGGACCTGGACACCATCTGGTCACTGGGG GGTTATCTCCAGTACTCCGTTTTATTTTACGGCTACTATGGCCGAGATCGGAAGATTGGGAAAGCTGGGTATCGGCTGCCCCTGGCTTACTTCCTTGTTGGAATGGCAGTGTTTGCTTATAGCTTCATCATCCTCTTAAAAAA AATGGCAAAGAACTCAAGAATGAGTCTAGCAAGTGCCTCTGATGAAAATTATACTTTCTGCTGGAGAGTGTTCTGTGCTTGGGACTATTTAATAGGAAATCCAGAGGCTGCAGAAAGCAAAGCTGCTGCAATAGTTAATAGTATCAGG GAAGCTATATTGGAAgagcaggaaaagaagaaaagcaaaaaccT GGCTGTGACAATATGCTTAAGGATTATTGCAAACATCCTTGTGCTTCTCTCGCTTGCTGGAAGTATTTACATCATTTACTTTGTTGTGGATCGATCCCAAAAATTAGAGCGCACCAAAAAGGAACTGACGCTTTGGGAGAAAAATGAG GTGAGTGTTGTTGTTTCACTAATTACTATGATTGCACCCTCTGCATTTGAACTTGTGGCAGCGCTAGAGATGTACCACCCTAGAACCACTCTTCGCTTTCAGCTTGCCAG GGTTCTCGTTTTATATCTGGGAAACCTCTACAGTTTAATTATTGCTCTGTTGGATAAAGTGGACAGCATGAGTATCGCT GAAGCTGAAGCTAACAGCAGTGCAAGTAACTGGATAGATTCTACCACCTTCTTAGCCACCAGAACCCTTCCCGAAGAAGACAACTTATCTACAACTATCCCTGATATAAGAATTAGGAGAAACAGTACATTGACTCTGGAAAAGAGTCATATTCAGAACTACACAATACCTCTCGTGCTGGTTAACCAGACAACTTCCCATCCCTACAACATGCAAAGTCAGAAGGATCAGTGCTGGGAAACATACGTTGGTCAG GAAATGCTGAAGCTGTCAATTATTGACATGATTTTCACAGTGGCAAGCATCCTGCTAATAGACTTTTTCCGTGGACTATTTGTCCGATACTTAAGTGATTGCTGGTGCTGGGATCTGGAAAGCAAGTTT CCGGAATATGGAGAATTCAAAATTGCAGAGAATGTGCTACATTTGGTCTACAACCAAGGAATGATTTG GATGGGAGCCTTCTTTTCACCCTGCCTCCCAGCATTCAATGTTCTGAAGTTGATTGGGCTTATGTACCTGAGGAGCTGGGCTGTGTTAACATGTAACGTACCACATCAGCAGGTTTTCAGAGCTTCAAG ATCTAATAACTTCTACTTGGCTATGTTGCTCTTTATGTTATTCTTGTGCATGTTACCAACAATTTTTGCTATTGCCCGATATAAACCATCTTTAAGCTGCGGTCCATTTAG TGGACAAGAGAAAATATATGATATTGTGTCTGAAACAATTAAAGCAGATTTTCCTGTATGGTTCAACACAGTGATTAATTATATCAGCAGCCCTGTAGTTGTCCTCCCTGCATTATTACTTCTATT CATGCTAATTTATTACCTGCAGAGTATTGCAAGGTCATTAAAATTCACCAACAGGCAACTGAGGATGCAGATCCAAAGT gaAAGAACCGAAGACAAGAAAAAGGTGGTTCACATAGCAGTAG CCAGAATTCAGAATTTAGAGGGAAATGACAAAAGACCAGAGCAGGAGAATGACCTCACCAGTCAGGAGTCCTCAGCTCGGTCATCAACACCCCGAAAGAATGGCAGCGTCTTGAATTTTGAATCTCCAGTGACCAAAGGCAGCAGAATACAAACAATCTCACAATCTATACCGCAAGCTGATATTTCTAGGCCAGTGAATATAACTCCAACAACTCCAATCCCCTTAACACCAACTCCCACTGTTCCTAGCATACAGAAGCGTAGAATTGAGCAGGTTGCAAACAG gtacTCAAGTGTTGTACATGGAAGTGCAAGTGAGCTCTGTAAAACAAAGCCCTACACTCCTGTGACTTTCAAAAAGCATGTTGAAGATGTTCATTCTGAGCCTCTTTTTAGGAAAGGTATCCAACAAGTAAATCCAGACACTCTTGGGGCAGGAGCTCCAGCTTTTGAGGGACGCAAAGTCCCCACCACACGGTATTTTATTGTTAACGAACATGAATCCCGCAAAAAGCTTCTCCGTTCCACTTCCCGGCTCCCAAGGCATTTCAGAATGGAGGAGTCAGGAGACATAGTTGAATTATATCCAAGGAACGTCAGAAGATATGTGGTTCGAACACCACACAGGACATACTTCCCTCACTTCagtgaagaggaagaggaggaggaggaggaattaagGAGAGACTTGATAAGTAGATCCTACCGTCCACGCTCACTCTCAGATCTTCGCCCAGCTCCCCGATTTTACATTGGTGAACGTGTGGACAGTCAAATCCTTACTGGCAAGAATCTAGCTAAAGTGCACTACAAATCCTGGGACGATGGCTTTGAGCTAGAACGAGAGAGGCACCCACATTCCCACAAAAAGTCACACATGAAACATGTGGATCTCGATCAGCACTATCCAGAGCATCAAGTGAAACCTAAATCCAAGCATAAACTTGAACAATCTCTAACAGAGTCGGATTCCATTTCCATTGGATCCAGCAGTGATCAGCAAACCAGCAGCAACGACCAATACATCCAAGTCATTCATAATAAGGAGAAATACCTGAAATCTGGGGCAAAGCTTACCAGAAAGAAATCAAAGACCAGTGTTGATCTAAACATGTCTGAATCTAATGAACTGATATGTTCAAATGTCTAG